The DNA region ACGTCTCCTTCTAAGGCACGCACAACCTACGGTTTGTTCCATTATTAGACCCAAAAAGATGCTTACATATACAAGGAACTCAGAATGGAAAGTAAGACCTAGGTTTGATTTTACAGTAGCAGCACAACGAATGATAGTTTTTCTTCTTAAAAAGACAGTTCAAAAGGAATGGAGTGCAGTAATAAATGATAGAACAAATTATTCACTTTACCTGGCTCATCCTTGGTCGACGCTTTGCTGAGTGGCGTGTGCAAGCTGCAGCACATGCTACCATACGCGTCATCTCACTAGGGTCAAATTCATTCTGAAGTCTTGGATCAATCAGAGAATCTAAATTATTTTCTTCTAAAGCACGCATGAGCAAAGGCCTAGCTTGTGATGACAATGAAAGATGAATAAAGTTAAGGGCCACTCTATGTCATCTTGTTCTCTTCCAATAAAAGAAATATTACACAGAAAACTCTTTATTTCATAATATATTATAAATGACTGAATTTTCAGTTGCAAATTATATTTAGCCCTCAAGAAAAGAGGAGGATGGTAACATGACACTTACCCATTCCACCAAACTATCATCCATGTAAGTCTGATTTTTATCAACCGGTCGACGTCCAGTTAATAGCTCAAGGAGCATGACTCCATAAGAGAAAACATCTGATTTGTCTGTAAGTTTTCCACTTGCTGCATATTCTGGAGCCAGATACCTGTAAGAAAGCAGTAATTGATAATTCATGAGTTTAGCATATCAGAACTGATATTTTGACACAAATTTAACAACTAATTTCAACAACAATTTGATTGGTTAACGCAGTTCTAAACCACCATATAGCACATTTCATGCCCTTTAATGCATTAATTCAATCTACCATAAACAATAGCAGATTAGAAAATACATTTCTTGCAATATCCAAATTTTGAGAGGAAGGGAATAAATTAGTTCTTACCCAAAAGTCCCCATCACTCGAGTAGAAACATGAGTGTTGAGATCGGAAGCAATCTTTGCAAGACCAAAATCAGCAACCTGTTAATAGAAATTTGACACTAAATTATAACTAAAATCCACACTTCATATTAAACAATTATTGCACAGAACTTCTTAGGGCATTTTAAATGGAGCATCACCACTGCTGCAAGGAAGATATATTAAAGAGCATACCTTTGCTTCAAACTTAAAATCGAGAAGGATGTTAGCAGCTTTAATATCACGATGAATGATCTTAGGATGACCTACACAAACAGATAATTACAATAAACATTGAGTTTGACAAAAACTAGCTTTGTTGAAAAAATTACAGTCAAGTACAGAGCATACAATCTTCATGAAGATAAGCAAGTCCTTTTGCAGATCCTAAAGCAATTCGCAATCTTGTTGGCCAATCCATCGTTGGTCGTCCATTTCCTGCCGTTAAAAAATAATCATAAGAATTAAGAACACTTCTGGCATAAGCATTGTGCTACACAAAAGAATGACAAAAAAAAATACCATGTAAATGAAATTCCAATGTATTGTTGGGAACAAACTCATAAACAAGTAGCCTCTGAAACCCGGTGCTGCAGTATCCAACAAGAGAAACAAGATGTTTATGATGAACACGGCTAATATCAAGGAAAGAAACAGATCTTAATTCAcccaaatgaaataaaacaaacaaaagcaTGTACTATATCAAGAGCTCAATATTCATTCATATTAACTGTTCCTACATGATCTATAACAGTGTGCTTTATGATTAAATGAGAAACAACATGCTAGTTTAAGACAACCGAGCCCCTTTCTATCCCTATTTCATTCATTTCTATCATTCTTGCATCATATTTTCAAATCATGAATTGAGTGGCATCTTAAACTAGTGGAAATAATGCATCATGCTTgtgaaaacagaaaacagaaaGTTACCTGCATATGTGGGCCAAGGGATGCTTCCACAACCTCTGGCAGTACAGTGTAGTTCCCATCAATATAATGCAAACGAACCTGAATGTTGCTGCTCCCCACCTGAGAAACTGGCAAGGGGTGTTGCAGACCAGAAGTTCGGCGACAGAGGTCCATAACTACTAGAAAAAGAACCTTGACCTGCATTAC from Lathyrus oleraceus cultivar Zhongwan6 chromosome 1, CAAS_Psat_ZW6_1.0, whole genome shotgun sequence includes:
- the LOC127088678 gene encoding proline-rich receptor-like protein kinase PERK1, with protein sequence SVSFLDISRVHHKHLVSLVGYCSTGFQRLLVYEFVPNNTLEFHLHGNGRPTMDWPTRLRIALGSAKGLAYLHEDCHPKIIHRDIKAANILLDFKFEAKVADFGLAKIASDLNTHVSTRVMGTFGYLAPEYAASGKLTDKSDVFSYGVMLLELLTGRRPVDKNQTYMDDSLVEWVSVMLPSSSFLEG